The proteins below come from a single Thermofilaceae archaeon genomic window:
- a CDS encoding APC family permease encodes MDEGGSDLSDSGSRGVFLREATGLVREAGWLDILIFASLNISWGLSAWWYFLWGPYFAPGGNLHLGVLLTTVPMIFGALAWALLVTIAPRSGGDYVFVSRILHPLLGFLSSFGWIIANFVWVAVLPSYVADPALLTTFSLTGLEQAAEFAGSSIGILLIGIIIITVSALVTILGLKAFRVFQAACFALGVLHFAAIWAVLLGASRESFIAAWNSFSAAYGSADYDTIVREGLRYLAETYGADTSYTWSVAKALPLMPVAAWGLLYPYLAAYIAGETRDVQKSMIIGIPGGLVLASASWWITGALLERVVGYDFLLSIAYVYGDGLGLYKLPFPPSYFAFAAIMAPLWLRWLIGIGFAAWILYYALYTIFPMSRIFLAWAFDRIAPGFLADMSERFHAPVKNVLLTTALSFIMLAIYALNPEYLAGFTAMIPQISTTFLFTAISAIVVPYRGKTKLMYESSPVSKLKVAGVPFISICGAVYAGLLLVLLYFYFTNPGLGALHVPSLLTILAAYVAGTAYFYGVKLYRRRQGIDIDLAFRELPPE; translated from the coding sequence ATGGATGAGGGTGGAAGCGATCTCTCGGATAGCGGGTCTAGAGGCGTATTCCTGAGGGAGGCTACGGGCCTCGTCAGAGAAGCCGGCTGGCTCGACATCCTGATCTTCGCCTCGCTCAACATCAGCTGGGGTCTCTCGGCCTGGTGGTACTTCCTCTGGGGGCCCTACTTCGCGCCCGGCGGCAACCTGCACCTCGGCGTGCTTCTAACCACCGTTCCGATGATCTTCGGCGCGCTGGCTTGGGCGCTGCTCGTCACGATCGCCCCGCGGAGCGGGGGGGACTACGTGTTCGTCAGCAGGATCCTCCACCCGCTGCTCGGCTTCCTCTCCAGCTTCGGCTGGATCATAGCCAACTTCGTGTGGGTGGCCGTGCTACCATCGTACGTGGCGGATCCAGCCCTCCTCACCACCTTCTCGCTCACGGGGTTGGAGCAGGCCGCCGAGTTCGCCGGGTCCTCGATCGGCATCCTCCTCATAGGCATCATAATCATCACTGTTTCAGCGCTCGTGACGATACTCGGCCTCAAGGCCTTCAGGGTCTTCCAAGCGGCCTGCTTCGCGCTTGGAGTGCTGCACTTCGCGGCGATCTGGGCGGTACTACTTGGCGCCAGCAGGGAGTCCTTCATCGCCGCGTGGAACAGCTTCAGCGCCGCCTACGGGTCGGCCGACTACGATACCATCGTGAGGGAGGGGCTGAGGTACCTAGCGGAGACGTACGGTGCGGACACCTCGTACACTTGGAGCGTAGCAAAGGCCCTACCCCTCATGCCTGTCGCCGCCTGGGGGCTCCTCTACCCCTACCTTGCTGCTTACATCGCGGGGGAGACGAGGGACGTACAGAAGAGCATGATCATCGGGATCCCGGGCGGGCTCGTGCTCGCCTCAGCCTCCTGGTGGATCACCGGCGCTCTGCTCGAGCGAGTCGTCGGCTACGACTTCCTGCTGTCCATCGCCTACGTTTACGGTGATGGACTAGGGCTCTACAAACTACCCTTCCCGCCGTCTTACTTCGCCTTCGCCGCGATCATGGCGCCCCTCTGGCTCCGGTGGTTGATCGGGATCGGGTTCGCCGCTTGGATCCTCTACTACGCACTGTACACGATCTTCCCGATGAGCAGGATCTTCCTCGCTTGGGCCTTCGACAGGATCGCTCCCGGCTTCCTAGCCGACATGAGCGAGCGCTTCCACGCGCCCGTGAAGAACGTGCTCCTGACAACGGCTCTCAGCTTCATCATGCTCGCGATCTACGCCCTCAACCCCGAGTACCTCGCGGGCTTCACAGCGATGATCCCGCAGATCTCCACCACCTTCCTATTCACCGCAATCTCAGCCATCGTGGTGCCCTACCGGGGGAAGACGAAGCTGATGTATGAGAGCTCACCCGTCTCGAAGCTGAAGGTAGCTGGAGTACCCTTCATCAGCATCTGCGGCGCGGTGTACGCTGGGCTGCTCCTCGTGCTGCTCTACTTCTACTTCACGAACCCGGGACTCGGAGCCCTGCACGTGCCCTCGCTGCTCACCATTCTAGCGGCCTACGTGGCCGGGACAGCCTACTTCTACGGCGTGAAGCTCTACAGGAGGCGGCAGGGAATCGATATAGATTTAGCCTTTCGAGAACTGCCACCGGAGTAG